A stretch of DNA from Bos taurus isolate L1 Dominette 01449 registration number 42190680 breed Hereford chromosome 25, ARS-UCD2.0, whole genome shotgun sequence:
tgaatcatcctgaaaacaTCCCTACCCCGCTCCCTACCCAGCTCAGTGGGAGAAGTATCTTCCACGAAACTGGCCCCAGGTGCCAAAAAGCCTGGGGACTGCTGCTGCATCCCTGGCCTACAGAACTTTGGATGATGAAGGATATATTTTCCATCTGTGCTGTCCGGGAGAGCTATGGCTCTTGAGTGCTTGAAATGTGGCTCTGGTGCAATGGAGGGACTGAAGTTTTTAGTATTAATTACATTTAAGTGATTAAACATAATGGCATGTGGTTAGTAGCTACTACATTACTGCTTAGTAGAATTGAAGTCACTGTTCCTGGGTTCCATCAGCATTTAGGAGGTACCAGAAGTCAAGGGAGGGGGTGCCTATGCCTGGGAaagggagaggtgggaggggctgaAATGATGGGGGTGGGTGTTGtggtccctcctcccttccttctgtaTCACCTCATCTGCCCAGGTGTGccctgccacaggctggacaGTCTCTAACCTCGCAAGCCCTTCAGACATCGCACCTGAAGAGGAAAACCCAAACTGCAGGAAAAGAGTTACCGAAACACGCAGTAGTGTTATTGATGAGAGGGAAGAGTTCTGGGAATTCAGATACACCTGCTTGAGGGATTATCTTGCAACCACTGAAGTTCACGTTAGGACCCCCTCGGACATCCTTTTGATGTGTCATGTGGAAAAAAAATCACGCAGAGTTGTGTGCAGAGGGTGATGCTGACGAAGTTGGAACTTTGGTGCATGAAAAAGAGCCAGAGGACCTTAATCTGTTAGCAGCTgttgttttttgggggggtaggGTAATAGGACACTTCTAATATTCTTCATGTGCATGTATTACTTTGCGTGTGTGTGGCCAcgctgtgctgtgtggcatgcgagattttagttccccagccagagatcgaacccatgccccctgcattgggggcatgggatcttaaccactgaagattccagggaagtccctgtcttaaCTTTTATGATGGAAataaacctgatttttaaaatcttacccGTGAGTATGATAAAAATCTTCAGTTATCTAAAGCAGGTGAAGCATAATAACTTAGGAAGATGCTTGATATGCAAAACCAGCAACAACAGTGGAATAATCTCAGAGTAAGCATCATTTGAAAAAATAGCAGAAAATTGTCCAAATATAGTAAGAGAGACCGTTgctgattattttaaaagttttcctttttaaaaaaattttatacctTTCTGTATTTTCAGATTATAATTAGTCTTACATTCAGTGTAAGACTGAATGGTCTTGGTCGGGTGGGGAGTATTATTTAAAAGGCCTCTTACATGGTCTCCATTCCATGTCCACAAGGCcctgttctctgtctctcttttgaaaaaatatttgtttatttaagaaaattatttatttatattatttggccatgccaggtcttccttgaggcacatgggatctttcttctttgttgcagcatgcaggatctttttttcagttgcagcatgaggagtcttttttttttctcagttatgacatgagggatctagttccctgaccagggattgaacccaggccccctgcattgggagtgcagagtcttagccactggaccaccagggaagtccccaggcccTGTTCTCTGCTTGCAACCTGCAAGTCTTAATTCCCAGGTTCCCTGTAAGAGCTGTATGCCCAATATGTCAGTTCAAGTTCCTCAAGGAGCGGGCCCAGCTGGAATCAGAGCGCTCCCGTGCTGACCCCGGCCAAGACCCTGGAGGTCCCTGAGAACGTGTGGTCCCATGGAGCCTTTCTGTGATAACAAAGATCTGTATCCACAGTGTCCTCTCCCGTGACCCTTGGCCACATGCGGCCGTTGAGCCCTTGGAACATGGCCAGTGCGACCAAGAGAGTGGGTTTGAAGTTTGTTTCCTTTTGACTGAAGCTTCAGGAGCCCCACGTGGCAGTGGAACCAACCGTATCGGGTGGCTCAGATCTAGAAGCTCTCAGTTTGTGGATTTGCAGACTGAGACCAAAGAGAAGGGCCCAGTCTTGGATCACAGTGACCCTTCCTCCCGAGGCTTGTTCTGCCCTGCCAAGGCATGAGGCCTCTAAGGGGATCCAGATTCAGCTCTGTGTTTCAACTTGGAATTTTGTTTCACATGTAAAGCTCGGGCCCAAAGAGTGGGTGATGCGGGAGGGCGCCTTTCTGGGCAGCAGCTGCAGTGTTTCCTCCTGTGACATGAACTGATAGTCATTTTTGTAGCTGAGAAACCTGGCCAGGTCAGCAGACTCATGCTCTGTAAGGCCCTGCGTGGCtggcatgaaaaaagaaaataaattgagacAGTGGAAAGAGTGTGGGTTTGGAGTCAGCtgggcctgggttcaagtctCCACTTGGCAATGTGCTAATCGTATAATCCTTGGGCTTGTCCCTTGACCTGACTCAGTTTCTCCACCCATGAGATGAATAGACGCCCACGCAGCGTGGGGCAGTGCCGGCTCCTGGCCATGCCCTCTCCTGAAACACAGCCTTTGTTTCTGGGTTCCTAGGCCTGTATGAACTTCAGCTCACCACCGATGGCCCTGCCACCACGGGGGCAGAGGTGACCATCATGGCCAGCCTGGTGGCCGATGACAACGGcagcctggccctgcccaccagcacCCACCTCTACCGCTTCCACTGGATCCACACCCCGCTGCTGCTCACGGGGAAGGCGGACGAGGCTTTCAGCTCCACCATCCGCGTTGTGGGGAGCGTGCCCGGGGACTTCCCGATCTCCGTCTGGGTCACCACCGCCGACTGTGGGATGTGCCAGCCTGTGGCCAGGAGCCTCCTCGTCCTCCCCATCACAGGTGAGGACCTTCCCTCCTCGCTGATTTGCCTTCAGGCTCTTGGGGCAGAGAAAACAACCAGCCTGGCACAGGCATCACAACCATCACACATGGGCAGATTAGACCCATGGTTTTCAGTTGCTATCAGTTGAGTTAACAAAGGATCAGAAGATGGTAATACCCACTGCTGGCAGGGCTGTGCTGAAATGGACACAAAGTGCATATTTGCTACTGGGGTGTCAACTAATACAGGCCTTGGGAGAGGAGATGATCCAAATGTATCAATGGCTGTAAGTTATTTTAGTCTTCCgatccttctttctctttctctctttccctatcCCCCCTACCCTacccttctcttttttcccttcttcctccctcacACCCTCCCTCCGTTCTCTCTATTTCCAAGAACTCCCTGCTTTCTTGGAGTTTACAAtcaattttttcttcttatttatttggctgcactgggtcttatctgcatgcaggatctttagttccagCATGGGAACTCTTAattgtagcatgtggaatctagttcccagGCTCCCTAccttggaagtgtggagtctaagccactggaccaccagggaagtccctgtgctaTGCTGTGTTGAATCattcctttgcaaccccatggactgtagtctgccaggctcttctgtccatgggattctccaggcaagaatactggagtcagttgccatgccctcctccaggggatcttcccgacccagggatcaaacccaggtctcccacactgcaggcggattctttactgtctgagccaccagggaagcccaagaatattggagtgggttgcctatcccttctccaggggatcttcctgacccaggaatcaaaccggcatctcctgcattgcaggcagatactttaccagctgagctaccagggaagacgcCCCAGGGAAATCCCTACAATCTATTAAAGAACTTATCTTCAGGTAATAAACCTCCATTTGGGTAATGGTTTATGCACGAAAGTGTTCATCACAGTTTCTATAATAACAGAGGAAAATAGCAACAAGCTAAGTATGCAACTGTAAGAATACTGATATAATTTGTAATAATAATGATCTTTACAAAGAGTGTGTTTTAGCCTGAGAGAGTACTCATGCTTGTAaatttttaaagatcaaaatgaaattctatgaCCAATTTGATCAACTGTTTAATGTATGTATACCTTAAATATGTACACATGTGTACTtggcaatgggcttcccaggtggctcagtggtaaggaatccacctgcagtgcctGAGatgtggttccatccctgggttgggaagatccccaggagaaggaaatggcaacccactccaggattcttgcctggagaatcccacggacagaggagcctggtgggctacagtccatggggtcgcaaagtgtcagacacgacttagtgactaaacaacaacacatgtGGTCAGTAGAAATGCTCGTTTTTTTCTAGGCTCATCTAGTACTTTGAAGTATTTCCCAAGAATTGATTTAAAAGCCTGCGCATTTCCTTCTGGTCCTGGGCATCTTTGGCGCCAGAAAGTTCAGGGTCCTGGTGAAAGGGGTACAGGAGCGAACTGTACGTGTAAGACAGGAAGTGAGTCTTCACCAGCATCCACTGGCCTGGGGCAGTGCCTAGGAGGGGGGTGTATGCCTCTGTGTTCGGAGACCTGCAGGGTCCCCTCTTGTTACCACAACGGTGACAGTCAGGAGGTCGGGCGGGGGAGAGGCTGCCCTGCCAGCTGGCACatggctctgccctcctccacccTGGGGGCGGGGGACTCACCCTCCCATGGTTTCTCCCTCCCAGAGTTCCTCGTGGGGAACCTTGTGGTCACCCAGAACACCTCCCTGCCCTGGCCCAGCTCCTACCTCACCAAGACAGTCCTTAaagtctccttcctcctccacgACCCCAGCAACTTCTTCAAGAATGCCTCGTTCCTCTACAGCTGGGACTTCGGAGACGGGTATGTTCTGACCCCCTTTGATGGCCCAGAGTTCTGGCCTGTGTGGAGTGCTCTGTACTCTGCTATCTTCACCTGCTCACTCTCACTCCGAACATGCCTTGCACACCTGCTCTATGCCAAACTCGGGGTCCCTGGGGACCAGTGTGAGCCAGTCTAATCCCTAACAAAACTTGTTCCAAATTTACAGATTTAAAATAGTAAACAGTAAACATAATAAACGAGGACTAGATTGGAATGTAGGCGATAATCCCCTGCAATTGAATAGTTTGGCAGTGGAGAAGGCATTTCTAAGAATACAAATAAAAGGTAGaaactgtaaaggaaaaaaaaatgctaagttTGGCATCATcagatttaaaatttgaaatgaaagaagcaaGTTGAGCCGAAAGATAATGgttaaactggaagaaaatatttggaaggtATATAAACTTCATATATAAAGAGTATcaacaaattaacaaaaatattttctttattgttactCAAGTTCCTTTCAAAGTGATTCAGGTAATTGTAGAGAAAAAAGTCATAACTTAAGATGGAGGTATGATTCTTCCTgtcctacagatgagaaaagtaagGCTGAGAGTTATGTATATAGGAAATTTGGAGCTGAGATTCAAAGCCAGATTTGTCTTAACTCCAAAGTTCATATTTCTCCCCTTCCCAGATCATCTCTATCTAACACACGGTCTTTCCTTGGTCTGGATGGGGTTGCAGAGCACTTCCTGGCAGGTAACAGGCGCCTGTTGCTAAGAGTTCTTCTACCTGTAACTTACAAGTCCAAAGATGACCAGCAGCCACTCCACCCATGTAGGTCAGCTGACCTCATGGCCTGGCTGGCCCTGGGGACTGCTGCTGAGGTGACATTTTTGCTTGCAAAATGACATTGGTCTGAATGTGTCACTGTACACCCAACCGCTGATCCTAAAAAGTCACGTGGATCACTTCTGtcatctctcccctccccaacacCGTACAGCACCCAGATGGTGACCAGAGATGGTACTGTCTATTATAACTATTCCATCATTGGATCCTTCACTGTGAAGGTCAAGGTGGTGGCAGGGTGGGAGCAGGTCACGCCGGACGCCGGGAAGGGCATTCTGCAGAAGACGGGTGACTTCTCTGCCTCGCTGAAGCTGCAAGGTGAGTCTCGAGGGGTTGGTGTGGGTTGAGTGTTTGGCTCGTCAAGGAGCCCTGGGTACCACTCCTTCCAGGGCTGGAGCACACACAGATCAGAGTGGCTTGCACAGCCTCTCTTCAGCTCCCTTGGCAGCCCTGTGAGGGTCTGTCATTGCCCACTTCTAAGAGGGCCCTGAAGGCCACGGAGGAGGTTGGGGGCACCGAGTGGCAGAGCGCAGACACTGTGCCGTGATAGGGTGCATCCCCATCACTCTCTCTTTCCGGCTACATTGTCCTGTCGGGAATGGGACGGCCCCAGTCGGCTGCACCGGGAGGGAGCCTCCAGACCCGCCGCTCCTGGCTTTGTCAAGACGGGGCACTGGGGCAGCTGCAGCCGATTTCTCAGTCATGCTAACAGGATGCTGGTCCCCTGCCCCACACACAGCCCagatggtggggagggaggtggttaTCCTAAGCCAGCCCCAGGTCCTGCTTACCAGAGTCCTTCTGGCTTCCCCCAGCGGTCTCAGTCTAAGCAGCTCCAGCATCTGCTGCTGATGGGGAAGCAGGACTCTGGATGTGACCTGTGACCTGCCCTTCCGGGGGGCCAAGTGGACGGGGTGGTGGTTGCACAGCCCAGGAACCCCGGGAACCCCGAGACAGCTGTCGTCAGCCACCAGGTATAACGAGGttgtcttctttgcttttcagaaaCCCTTCGAGGCATCCAAGTCTTCGGGCCCAACCTAATTCAGACCTTCCAAAAGATGGTAGTGACCTTGAACTTCCTGGGGAGGTGAGTGAAGCCTGGAGCACACTGTGCCTGATCTGTGGTCCTGTCCACACTCCCGCTGAGAGGCTCCTgactttgtttcagttcagttcagtcgttcagttgtgtccgactctgcgaccccatggactacagcaccccaggcttccctgtccatcaccaactcccagagcttgctcaaacttatgtccatcgagtcagtgatgccatccaaccatctcatcttctgttgtccatttctcctcctgccctcaatctttcccagcatcagggtctcttcagatgagtcagttctttccatcaggtggccaaagtattgagtttcagcttcagcatcagtccttccagtgaatgttcaggactgatttcctttaggatggactgcttggatctccttgcagtccaagggactctcaagagttctccagcaccacagttgaaaagcatcagttcttcagtgctcaactttctttgtagtccaactgtcacatccatacgtgacaacTGGATTTCATCCCTGAGGGGACCCAAGTTAGGGAACACATGGAGTGACGAGCCCACCCTTCACTGGGCCATGGGAGAGTCACAGCATGACTCCATTCTCAGGGTCCAGGGGAGGGAACACGGGCCTTGTGGggctgtctgcaatgtgggaatgCCCTCACCCCTTCAAACCTATAGAAAGCCCACTTATCCTTTCAGACCCtactcaaatgccacctcctccagaaagccttccctgacttccTCATTGAGAGCGTGCTTCTCTGTCCCCTTGACATACCAAGGGCGTCACTGGAGCATGCATTCTGCCTCgcccagcagtctgtgcatgtcCCTGTATGTGTCACTGCCCTGGCCTCCCCTTGCAGTCTCGGGCCATCTCTAATGTACTACCATGTTCCTGGAGGCCTGGGCACCTGGGTGTTCTTTCCTGGGAAGAACACTGAAGTTCACGGCTGCCTGACCTTTCTTGGACTTGGTCTGTGCTCACACCCTTTGGCAAGCTGAAAAAACATCCCCCCCATTTCCCTGCAGCCCCCCTCTGAACGTGTGCTGGCGTCTTAAGCCCGAGTGCCTCCCGCTGGAGGAAGGGGAATGCCACCCGGTGTCCGTGGACAGCACGGCTTACAACCTGACCCACATCTTCCGGGATCCCGGGGACTACTGCTTCAGCATCCAGGCTGAGAACGTCATCAGCAAGACGCACCAGTACCACAAGATCCAGGTGTGGCCCTCCAGTAAGTGACACTTTGCCTCTGCTCCCAGCAGAAATCAGTCAATCCTGCCACCATCGCCAGTCACCCTCGGTCCACCAATGGCCGTCAGCAGCCAATCCCACTATTACTAGAATCATCGGTAACCCTGCCGGCCCCAGTCAGCACCGTTGCCGACCACCCACAGCACCACCACCAAACTCTAGTGCCATCGGCCATTGCTCTAGCCCCCCGACACCAGCCGCCTTCAGTCCCAGCAACACCACCCTCAACACCAGCACCACTAGCCGTAACGTCTTCACGAGCCAGAGTCAGCGCTGCCGTAGCAACCACCCCGGCCACCGCCAGCACCGCTGTCAACGCCCCTGCTCCCAGCCCCGGCACCCACCATTTGGGCCAGCACCATCCATACCGTTGTGCCCTGGGATCGTCCCAACTTCAGCTCTCGTGTTGCCACCAGCGCTGCCAGTGGGCAGCGTCCCTCCCACACGTGACCTCTGCCTCCCTTGTCCCCAGCACGAGCCCTCCATCCTTCACTGCCGTCACACCCGCCCCATCACCTGCGTCTCAGTGTTTTCACTTCCACCAAAACAAGCATCTCCGATGGCGACTGTGCTGGCCTCACTGGGCTGTCAGAAGTCTCCCAGGGAGTGCAGGCAGCTCAGAAAGTGTGCAGTGCAGTCTTTCCCATTCACATGGGTGCCCAGCCTTCCCCCCGGGCATACTCTTCTCCAAACAGTCACATGGTCCAGCTGCTGGCTTGCAGCCGTGGGATTGACTGATGACAGCACCAGGTTCTCCCCTTCACTTCCAGGGGGTCCTCTGGAAATGTCCTCCCCCAGAAGAGGGCTTTCTTCTGTAGAGGAGAAAGGATCCCAGGCCCTAGGGATGGTCTTTCAGCTGCTCAGCCAGGTCCCACCCTGTGTAGTATTAAAGAGGACCCCCCCCCACCAGCTGCACTTTCCCCTAGGTTGACTCTATCAATGCACCAGATGTGTTACCACCCCCTTCAGTCTCCCAGTCCCTACTCCTTGAGCCGACTCCATGctctgccctgggccctggctgACCCTGTGTGCCAGGTAGACTCTTTGACCTGTGGGCATCCCTGGGGGCCTTGGGCCCTGACTCCCCCGCACCTCCTGGGCACCGAGCGCCTGGGATCCCCTGCGTCCTGTGTGGAAAGCTGGCACTGCAGGTAATCCATGCTGCCTTTCCTCAAAGACAGATCCTTTTGGTGTGTGGTGGTGTCTCTACCCGGAGGAGAGTGGGAGAAGGGTGAGAAGGAACCCACACTTGCTGATCAGCTGCCTTGCACCTGCCTCACCTGGTTGCATCTCCACGGCCACCTCGTGGGTCAGCATGACTGTCAGGTCACCTGggcagagccaagatttgaacccaggacccGCTGGGCTCTTCTTGCTCTGCCCTGTGGCTTCTCCGCAATAGGATCTAAGTGAGCAGGCCCAGAGCTGCTGGAGGTCACAGGGATGCTTGGGTGTCCTCATGCCCTGGCCTCCTTCCCCAACACAAGTCACcccagagagaaaggaggaagctGCTGGGTCTTTCATGGTCTAGGCTTGGAAGTTGTACGTCACCCCTCTGTCCTCTGCCGCTGTTTAGAAGCAAGTTGCTATGAGTCCAGCCCACGCTCTGGTGGGAAATTCAGTTGCACCCTTTGAAAGTTACTATCAAGTACCGCTTTAAAACCCCAACAGACCCTACCTTGGGTTTTGTGAAATCCTGGATTTGCCTATTGGAGTTGCCTGACTGGGACGCATGTACACAAAGAGGGAAACGGCTCTGGTGGGCTCTGTTCTCTCCCCCGAGCTGTACCCTGAGAGCTGGTATTCAGCACTGACTGCCCAGGCTCATGGCTCAACCCCCTCTTCCTCCTAGGCATCCAGCCGGCTGTCTTTGCTTTCCCGTGTGCCACGCTCATCACCATGATGCTGGCCTTCATCATGTACATGACCCTGAGGAATGCTGCTCACCAGAAGGACATGGTAGAGGTGGGTGctcggtggggtgggggggctggaCTCCTGGCCTTGACAGGAGAGGATCTGCAGAGAGGGCGAGGGGGAGACCAGGGGGTCTAGGAGGTGCTCTGGATGTCAGAGcaagaccccagggctggggctgAAGTACCCATGAAGCATCTGTAACTGGGGCCCCGTTGATAAACTTGGTTGCTTCTGATGTCACTTACCTCCTACTCTGCTTGCCCTTGGCCTGCCCGCCATGCCCACAAACTGGTAAAGGAGAGGGCAGCCAAAAGCAGGGGAAACCTAGAAAGCAGAAAAGCCAAGggcacagggaagccccatgtagtGTCCGAAAGGTGTTTCTGTGCGTGCAGCAACCAGGCAGCTGAGCTTGTAAGAGGCTGCCCAGCCAGGCTGCTGAGCTTGTAAGGCCACCTCACGGGGCTGCAGGTGGGTGGGAGGGTGATTGACCCGTGGGGTTTTATTCACCATAGGTGGCTGATTTTGACTTTTCCCCCATGTCTGACAAGAACCCGGAGCCGCCCACTGGAGTCCGGTGCTGCTGCCAGATGTGCTGTGGGCCCTTCTTACTGGAGACGCAGTCTGAGTACCTGGAGGTCGTCCGCGAGAACCATGGGCTGCTGCCTCCCCTCTACAAGTCTGTCAAAACTTACACGGTCTGAGCGCCGCCCACACCCAACCCAGTTTCAGTGTTAACTGACTGCTGACCGGGAATTTTGGGCAGTGTCGGGGGCAGGCTGGTGCACGCCATGAGTGCGGGGCCATCCGCCCTGACCGGTCATCCATCTGTACAGTCTAGCCGCCTCCACAAGCGCCGCTCAGTCCCACCTCCCAGCAATCCATCCGTCCATGCGGCCGGAAGCCCCTTTCGGtcagccctgccccaccccttgcCTTTGAGGAGGCCCCCAAGTGGGACTCCGACACTGGACGTGGTCCGTGTTCTCCCCTAGGTGTGCCCGCTGCCCCTCACAGATTTCTCCCCTATTTGGCACATTTGCCGTCCATCTGGGGTTCACACTTCCCTCCCCCAGGCAGCCCTGCCCAGGTCAGAGGGCTAGGAGGAAGCTCACAAATGGTTAATTTAAGGCTACATCACGAAAGATCTTACATACAGGGACAAGCACGCATGACGTCACCCAGACGTTTCAGACGACTTCCCCTCTCTCAGTTAGTTGCTTGCTGAGATGTCCCCTCGATCAGAGCTAAAAGGAAACCTGACC
This window harbors:
- the TMEM130 gene encoding transmembrane protein 130 precursor (The RefSeq protein has 2 substitutions compared to this genomic sequence), with product MAPALWPRLGRILWLACLLPLAPARVAAGLYELQLTTDGPATTGAEVTIMASLVADDNGSLALPTSTHLYRFHWIHTPLLLTGKADEAFSSTIRVVGSVPGDFPISVWVTAADCGMCQPVARSLLVLPITEFLVGNLVVTQNTSLPWPSSYLTKTVLKVSFLLHDPSNFFKNASFLYSWDFGDGTQMVTRDGTVYYNYSIIGSFTVKVKVVAGWEQVTPDAGKGILQKTGDFSASLKLQETLRGIQVFGPNLIQTFQKMVVTLNFLGSPPLNVCWRLKPECLPLEEGECHPVSVDSTAYNLTHIFRDPGDYCFSIQAENVISKTHQYHKIQVWPSSIQPAVFAFPCATLITMMLAFIMYMTLRNAAHQKDMVENPEPPTGVRCCCQMCCGPFLLETQSEYLEVVRENHGLLPPLYKSVKTYTV
- the TMEM130 gene encoding transmembrane protein 130 isoform X1; amino-acid sequence: MAPALWSRLGRILWLACLLPLAPARVAAGLYELQLTTDGPATTGAEVTIMASLVADDNGSLALPTSTHLYRFHWIHTPLLLTGKADEAFSSTIRVVGSVPGDFPISVWVTTADCGMCQPVARSLLVLPITEFLVGNLVVTQNTSLPWPSSYLTKTVLKVSFLLHDPSNFFKNASFLYSWDFGDGTQMVTRDGTVYYNYSIIGSFTVKVKVVAGWEQVTPDAGKGILQKTGDFSASLKLQETLRGIQVFGPNLIQTFQKMVVTLNFLGSPPLNVCWRLKPECLPLEEGECHPVSVDSTAYNLTHIFRDPGDYCFSIQAENVISKTHQYHKIQVWPSSIQPAVFAFPCATLITMMLAFIMYMTLRNAAHQKDMVEVADFDFSPMSDKNPEPPTGVRCCCQMCCGPFLLETQSEYLEVVRENHGLLPPLYKSVKTYTV